A genomic stretch from Hemibagrus wyckioides isolate EC202008001 linkage group LG02, SWU_Hwy_1.0, whole genome shotgun sequence includes:
- the samd9l gene encoding sterile alpha motif domain-containing protein 9-like isoform X2: MDLHSTPIEKWTESMVSTWLTSIGVKETYIKKLDEEEVDGRILLEITEEFLRKETGMKSGPALLIINKRNELVNTLQKVQKQKDENNAKNVDQGAASIKTHTMSSSPQPGEEKEVSLIVPTTKRDSKPRPFGRTGTDYTYVKHNVLHPETGVIDLITPCHEYKAFTIAATLDRQRLQAKLAREVLKFAMGCLNIRSNGTIHFGIMDSRENSGYVHGEIIGIPIEEKDMYVDALDHIERSFSTFDSELVRQCIRPPEFILVADPNSKGEHYVVEFDIVPSVSIVRNRVFSVRLPNFKEKSNKVEYEKATIYRRVGSKTEPVVESNEFYQAVHIRDDQREKAEQAHCFTSPDLCQDLGRKLIMLVTSGKKLIEKEKWYILVTNKIPKEDLNHIDFLLNMKLFCVFDFDPDSMVSGLCHEYVKHHAVNLHFMQNYKIPSGMSIREFENHLHLFEQISWIFCNGRNDFKGNEVPCDENTWSKTRRTYLKDCVSLICKDILPKGTFVVIFLLTSSVATPLLNTFYEFFTDMEGHEDIICISDSEENFQKWQAFALGSCDIETVNVSSVVGMKMSHVNATLQRVQTNTTRITKNLPVYVKGECCLETCEEERMCSLEILGVNQCDDTSPEFIESEKNEIERQFYLGGKVTWMNFWLAEKKYVGEMIERDAYHEVTKLLGDILKWSLDQMPIDNINIYHHPGSGGSTVARQVLWNQRKDLRCAVVKSSYAPGKVAEHAVNLREYEEKDPQKCLPVLLLIEDCDKEYLEDLKNELEVAVYTKKIAQRIPCFILLSCRRSYIPEKLCKGSPLLNVSVTHKLSAEEKRQFAGKRRMLEKQFQPEFILTFILMSEEFEHQVIAEYVKQFVGHLLQDIDHASVVTQLTRYVALLNTYVQNSFISQSHCEALLALSIHVDRFRQQAFEGSLSEQAKLVFIHLRDERTYIKSIRIIHPLVAKEILHQLLGDRQQQSDLALDLLKNDVLFEHRFGREDYMKFLRDLFMRRYRISKGDESDSFFSPLIEHVRENEEPEKAIELLNEAYKRFNKDALFAQQLARLTYRHERFEEAERWADIAASKMPNNSYILDTKGQVYRRWFTTKCKALDKTRKTAENTADAIVTALKAIECFQECEKAAVADIESMNNSGFFAVVEVGCSLLKLISSLPLFSNRSDGHSECLKYLITDYIPRGIEKPWEHFHSKLKNLQSTMREALEWISEDLSYFQTDLNTDEAETSVSCEMTVTHPKHWLVTKSSVYGKFFSEASLGTVPSHWQSNPANMTPFIKRMIIYRLGGGNLTTIFSLLDHKDKDKVKILEDIISLYPKNPMGAKMHQVDLVNYIASHFALSSVSPMSPKLAALSDLQKLSNLFPHDQSRCLSSALFLCILLFWPDEHDSDREKEDKYEIVLSALKYLQQTYWTKMKDIPHRRRRIYTHFFLGNGLGYEKFVHKSRIESITKLPTVSEKRMKWFRGELWKTPEIAGVLKRVTGWTEDGTVYLAGPKKKFPVHALYVHSVPYGNENVTFYLGFTFRGPVAYNVTVRK; the protein is encoded by the exons ATGG ACCTTCACAGTACTCCAATTGAAAAATGGACAGAGTCCATGGTAAGCACGTGGTTAACCTCAATAGGAGTTAAAGAAACATACATTAAAAAACTtgatgaagaagaagtagaTGGCCGGATACTCCTTGAAATCACAGAGGAATTtctgaggaaagaaactggaaTGAAATCTGGCCCAGCACTTTTGATAATTAACAAAAGAAATGAGTTAGTCAATACTTTACAAAAGGTTCAGAAGCAGAAGGATGAAAACAATGCTAAAAACGTGGATCAAGGAGCAGCATCCATCAAGACTCATACAATGTCCAGCAGTCCACAGCcaggagaggaaaaagaagttTCTTTGATTGTACCAACAACTAAAAGGGATTCAAAGCCACGACCTTTTGGTAGAACGGGCACTGACTACACATATGTGAAGCACAATGTTCTTCATCCTGAAACAGGTGTTATTGATCTTATAACACCATGTCATGAGTACAAGGCATTTACTATTGCTGCTACTTTAGACCGCCAAAGACTTCAAGCAAAGCTGGCAAGGGAAGTTTTAAAATTTGCCATGGGGTGCCTAAACATTAGATCAAATGGTACAATACACTTTGGTATAATGGACAGTCGGGAAAATTCTGGCTATGTGCATGGTGAAATCATTGGCATTCCCATTGAGGAAAAGGACATGTATGTTGATGCGCTGGATCACATTGAACGGAGTTTTTCCACCTTTGACAGCGAGCTTGTAAGGCAGTGTATTCGACCACCTGAGTTCATTCTGGTAGCAGACCCAAATAGCAAAGGTGAACACTATGTAGTTGAATTCGACATCGTACCTTCTGTGAGCATCGTGAGAAATAGGGTTTTTTCTGTCCGCTTGCCCAACTTCAAAGAGAAGTCCAATAAAGTTGAATATGAAAAAGCAACAATTTATCGCAGAGTTGGCTCCAAAACAGAACCAGTTGTTGAATCAAATGAATTTTATCAAGCAGTCCATATAAGGGATGATCAAAGAGAAAAGGCAGAGCAAGCACACTGTTTCACAAGCCCAGACCTTTGCCAAGATCTTGGAAGAAAACTTATCATGCTTGTAACAAGTGGGAAGAAACTAATAGAAAAGGAGAAATGGTACATACTTGTCACAAACAAGATTCCAAAGGAAGATCTAAACCACATTGATTTCTTACTAAACATGAAGCTATTCTGTGTGTTTGACTTTGACCCAGATTCTATGGTCTCTGGATTATGTCATGAATATGTTAAGCATCACGCTGTGAACCTTCATTTTATGCAAAACTACAAAATTCCAAGTGGCATGAGCATCAGAGAATTTGAGAACCACCTCCATTTGTTTGAACAAATCAGCTGGATATTTTGTAATGGACGAAATGATTTCAAAGGAAATGAGGTGCCTTGTGATGAAAATACTTGGTCTAAAACAAGGAGGACATACCTCAAGGACTGTGTTTCACTGATCTGCAAGGATATCTTGCCCAAAGGCACCTTTGTTGTGATCTTCCTTCTTACCTCGTCTGTTGCAACACCTCTTCTGAACACATTCTATGAGTTTTTCACTGACATGGAAGGTCATGAAGACATCATATGCATCTCAGATTCGGAAGAGAACTTTCAAAAATGGCAGGCGTTTGCTCTTGGATCCTGTGACATCGAAACTGTTAACGTTTCAAGTGTAGTAGGGATGAAAATGAGCCACGTCAATGCAACACTCCAGAGAGTCCAGACCAACACCACTCGTATAACCAAGAACTTACCTGTTTATGTTAAAGGGGAATGCTGTCTTGAGACATGTGAAGAGGAAAGGATGTGTTCCTTGGAGATTTTAGGTGTCAACCAGTGTGATGACACCAGCCCTGAGTTCATTGAATCAGAGAAAAATGAAATTGAGAGACAGTTTTACCTTGGAGGAAAAGTGACATGGATGAACTTTTGGCTTGCAGAGAAGAAGTATGTTGGGGAGATGATTGAAAGAGATGCCTATCATGAAGTTACCAAACTTCTAGGGGACATTCTTAAATGGAGTTTAGATCAGATGCCCATTGATAACATCAATATATACCATCATCCGGGCAGTGGTGGAAGTACAGTAGCAAGGCAGGTTCTTTGGAACCAAAGAAAGGATCTAAGGTGTGCAGTGGTGAAATCATCTTATGCTCCTGGCAAAGTTGCAGAACATGCTGTTAATCTTCGGGAGTATGAGGAAAAGGATCCACAGAAGTGCTTACCTGTGCTCTTACTTATTGAGGATTGTGACAAAGAGTATTTGGAAGACTTGAAAAACGAGTTAGAAGTAGCTGTCTACACCAAGAAAATTGCACAGAGAATACCGTGCTTCATTCTCCTCAGCTGTAGACGATCCTATATTCCAGAGAAACTGTGTAAGGGGTCACCCTTACTAAATGTCTCAGTAACTCACAAACTTTCAGCAGAAGAGAAAAGACAATTTGCAGGTAAACGACGAATGCTTGAGAAACAGTTCCAGCCAGAGTTCATCCTGACATTCATTTTGATGAGTGAGGAATTTGAACATCAGGTCATTGCCGAATACGTAAAGCAGTTTGTAGGGCATTTACTACAAGACATTGATCATGCGTCTGTTGTCACCCAACTCACTCGCTATGTAGCTCTGCTCAACACCTATGTTCAGAACTCGTTCATTTCTCAGTCACATTGTGAAGCGCTGCTTGCTTTATCTATCCACGTGGACAGATTTCGACAACAAGCATTTGAGGGATCTCTGAGTGAGCAGGCTAAACTGGTCTTTATACATTTGAGAGATGAAAGGACCTACATTAAATCTATCAGAATCATTCATCCACTGGTTGCAAAGGAAATTCTCCATCAGCTTCTGGGTGACAGACAACAACAAAGTGATCTTGCACTTGATCTTCTCAAAAATGATGTCCTCTTTGAACACAGGTTTGGGAGAGAAGATTACATGAAGTTCCTTCGTGATTTGTTCATGAGACGCTACAGGATTAGCAAAGGTGATGAATCAGACAGCTTTTTCTCTCCCCTCATTGAACATGTAAGAGAAAATGAAGAGCCAGAAAAAGCAATTGAGCTTCTCAATGAAGCATACAAAAGATTCAACAAAGATGCATTATTTGCTCAGCAGCTAGCTCGTCTCACTTACAGACATGAAAGATTTGAAGAGGCAGAACGTTGGGCAGACATTGCAGCAAGTAAAATGCCTAACAACTCCTACATTCTTGACACCAAAGGCCAGGTGTACAGAAGATGGTTCACAACGAAATGCAAAGCCCTGGATAAAACTCGCAAAACAGCAGAGAACACAGCAGATGCCATTGTAACAGCACTTAAAGCAATTGAATGCTTCCAAGAGTGTGAGAAGGCAGCAGTTGCAGACATTGAATCAATGAACAATTCAGGATTCTTTGCAGTTGTGGAGGTGGGATGCAGCTTGTTAAAGCTGATTTCTTCACTTCCTTTGTTTTCAAACAGGAGTGATGGTCATTCTGAATGCCTGAAATACCTTATCACAGATTACATACCCAGAGGTATTGAAAAACCATGGGAACACTTTCACAGCAAACTGAAAAATCTTCAGAGCACAATGCGTGAAGCATTGGAGTGGATATCCGAAGACTTGAGTTATTTTCAGACAGACCTAAATACAGATGAGGCCGAAACCTCTGTAAGCTGTGAGATGACAGTAACTCACCCAAAGCATTGGTTGGTAACCAAGTCTTCTGTTTATGGCAAGTTTTTCAGTGAGGCTTCACTCGGCACAGTGCCAAGTCACTGGCAGTCAAATCCAGCTAATATGACTCCCTTTATTAAACGCATGATTATTTACAGACTTGGTGGGGGAAACCTCACAACAATCTTTTCCCTCCTTGACCATAAAGACAAGGACAAGGTCAAAATTTTAGAGGACATCATTTCACTGTATCCAAAGAATCCAATGGGTGCCAAAATGCACCAAGTAGATCTTGTCAACTACATAGCATCACATTTTGCTTTAAGTTCAGTCTCACCCATGTCACCTAAACTGGCTGCCCTAAGTGATTTGCAAAAACTCAGCAACCTTTTCCCACATGATCAGTCAAGATGCCTGTCAAGTGCTCTGTTTTTATGCATCTTGTTGTTTTGGCCAGATGAGCATGACAGTGATCGtgaaaaagaagacaaatatGAAATCGTTTTGTCTGCTCTCAAATACCTCCAGCAAACATACTGGACCAAAATGAAGGATATCCCTCATAGACGCAGGAGGATTTACACCCACTTCTTCCTGGGAAATGGACTTGGGTACGAGAAATTTGTCCACAAGAGTAGGATTGAAAGTATCACAAAACTTCCCACAGTTTCAGAAAAGCGTATGAAATGGTTCAGGGGTGAATTATGGAAAACGCCAGAAATTGCTGGAGTGCTCAAACGTGTGACCGGCTGGACCGAGGACGGAACTGTTTACCTTGCGGGACCTAAGAAAAAGTTCCCAGTTCATGCTCTTTATGTACACTCAGTGCCTTACGGTAATGAGAATGTCACCTTTTATCTGGGCTTCACATTCAGAGGTCCTGTAGCATACAATGTCACAGTAAGAAAGTAG
- the LOC131361954 gene encoding transcription factor MafG-like isoform X1, with product MHALGIPSGPGDSHFSPQPGVRILEHLLLRGQSSRIVTCGSRGMTTTSKGNKALKVKREPGENGTSLTDDELVSMSVRELNQHLRGLTKEEIAQLKQRRRTLKNRGYAASCRVKRVTQKEELEKQKAELQQEVEKLASENASMKVELDVLRSKYEALQSFARTVARSPVPAARGAITPIIVPGKVAATSVITIVKSKTEARS from the exons ATGCACGCGCTTGGCATCCCGAGCGGACCCGGTGACTCCCATTTCTCCCCACAGCCGGGAGTCAGAATATTGGAGCATCTTCTCTTACGCGG ACAGTCTTCCAGGATAGTCACGTGTGGCTCTCGTGGCATGACTACTACAAGTAAGGGAAACAAAGCCCTGAAG GTGAAGCGGGAGCCAGGAGAGAATGGCACGAGCCTTACGGACGATGAGCTAGTGTCGATGTCAGTGCGCGAGCTGAACCAACACCTTCGCGGCCTAACCAAGGAGGAGATTGCACAACTAAAGCAGCGGCGGCGCACGCTAAAGAACCGCGGCTATGCCGCCAGCTGTCGCGTCAAGCGCGTCACGCAGAAGGAAGAACTAGAGAAGCAAAAAGCTGAGCTGCAGCAAGAGGTGGAGAAACTCGCTTCCGAGAATGCCAGCATGAAGGTTGAGCTAGACGTGCTGCGCTCCAAGTATGAGGCGCTGCAAAGCTTCGCCAGGACTGTGGCACGCAGCCCTGTACCAGCTGCCAGGGGCGCAATCACGCCAATCATCGTACCAGGCAAGGTGGCTGCAACGAGTGTCATCACCATCGTCAAGTCCAAAACGGAGGCACGCTCGTAA
- the LOC131361954 gene encoding transcription factor MafG-like isoform X2, with product MHTRSTRALLFHQIQSTLLLLKSAIRQSSRIVTCGSRGMTTTSKGNKALKVKREPGENGTSLTDDELVSMSVRELNQHLRGLTKEEIAQLKQRRRTLKNRGYAASCRVKRVTQKEELEKQKAELQQEVEKLASENASMKVELDVLRSKYEALQSFARTVARSPVPAARGAITPIIVPGKVAATSVITIVKSKTEARS from the exons ATGCACACGCGCAGCACACGAGCGCTGCTGTTTCATCAAATCCAATCGACGCTCCTGCTTTTAAAGAGCGCCATCAG ACAGTCTTCCAGGATAGTCACGTGTGGCTCTCGTGGCATGACTACTACAAGTAAGGGAAACAAAGCCCTGAAG GTGAAGCGGGAGCCAGGAGAGAATGGCACGAGCCTTACGGACGATGAGCTAGTGTCGATGTCAGTGCGCGAGCTGAACCAACACCTTCGCGGCCTAACCAAGGAGGAGATTGCACAACTAAAGCAGCGGCGGCGCACGCTAAAGAACCGCGGCTATGCCGCCAGCTGTCGCGTCAAGCGCGTCACGCAGAAGGAAGAACTAGAGAAGCAAAAAGCTGAGCTGCAGCAAGAGGTGGAGAAACTCGCTTCCGAGAATGCCAGCATGAAGGTTGAGCTAGACGTGCTGCGCTCCAAGTATGAGGCGCTGCAAAGCTTCGCCAGGACTGTGGCACGCAGCCCTGTACCAGCTGCCAGGGGCGCAATCACGCCAATCATCGTACCAGGCAAGGTGGCTGCAACGAGTGTCATCACCATCGTCAAGTCCAAAACGGAGGCACGCTCGTAA
- the samd9l gene encoding sterile alpha motif domain-containing protein 9-like isoform X1, with translation MEDLHSTPIEKWTESMVSTWLTSIGVKETYIKKLDEEEVDGRILLEITEEFLRKETGMKSGPALLIINKRNELVNTLQKVQKQKDENNAKNVDQGAASIKTHTMSSSPQPGEEKEVSLIVPTTKRDSKPRPFGRTGTDYTYVKHNVLHPETGVIDLITPCHEYKAFTIAATLDRQRLQAKLAREVLKFAMGCLNIRSNGTIHFGIMDSRENSGYVHGEIIGIPIEEKDMYVDALDHIERSFSTFDSELVRQCIRPPEFILVADPNSKGEHYVVEFDIVPSVSIVRNRVFSVRLPNFKEKSNKVEYEKATIYRRVGSKTEPVVESNEFYQAVHIRDDQREKAEQAHCFTSPDLCQDLGRKLIMLVTSGKKLIEKEKWYILVTNKIPKEDLNHIDFLLNMKLFCVFDFDPDSMVSGLCHEYVKHHAVNLHFMQNYKIPSGMSIREFENHLHLFEQISWIFCNGRNDFKGNEVPCDENTWSKTRRTYLKDCVSLICKDILPKGTFVVIFLLTSSVATPLLNTFYEFFTDMEGHEDIICISDSEENFQKWQAFALGSCDIETVNVSSVVGMKMSHVNATLQRVQTNTTRITKNLPVYVKGECCLETCEEERMCSLEILGVNQCDDTSPEFIESEKNEIERQFYLGGKVTWMNFWLAEKKYVGEMIERDAYHEVTKLLGDILKWSLDQMPIDNINIYHHPGSGGSTVARQVLWNQRKDLRCAVVKSSYAPGKVAEHAVNLREYEEKDPQKCLPVLLLIEDCDKEYLEDLKNELEVAVYTKKIAQRIPCFILLSCRRSYIPEKLCKGSPLLNVSVTHKLSAEEKRQFAGKRRMLEKQFQPEFILTFILMSEEFEHQVIAEYVKQFVGHLLQDIDHASVVTQLTRYVALLNTYVQNSFISQSHCEALLALSIHVDRFRQQAFEGSLSEQAKLVFIHLRDERTYIKSIRIIHPLVAKEILHQLLGDRQQQSDLALDLLKNDVLFEHRFGREDYMKFLRDLFMRRYRISKGDESDSFFSPLIEHVRENEEPEKAIELLNEAYKRFNKDALFAQQLARLTYRHERFEEAERWADIAASKMPNNSYILDTKGQVYRRWFTTKCKALDKTRKTAENTADAIVTALKAIECFQECEKAAVADIESMNNSGFFAVVEVGCSLLKLISSLPLFSNRSDGHSECLKYLITDYIPRGIEKPWEHFHSKLKNLQSTMREALEWISEDLSYFQTDLNTDEAETSVSCEMTVTHPKHWLVTKSSVYGKFFSEASLGTVPSHWQSNPANMTPFIKRMIIYRLGGGNLTTIFSLLDHKDKDKVKILEDIISLYPKNPMGAKMHQVDLVNYIASHFALSSVSPMSPKLAALSDLQKLSNLFPHDQSRCLSSALFLCILLFWPDEHDSDREKEDKYEIVLSALKYLQQTYWTKMKDIPHRRRRIYTHFFLGNGLGYEKFVHKSRIESITKLPTVSEKRMKWFRGELWKTPEIAGVLKRVTGWTEDGTVYLAGPKKKFPVHALYVHSVPYGNENVTFYLGFTFRGPVAYNVTVRK, from the exons ATGG AAGACCTTCACAGTACTCCAATTGAAAAATGGACAGAGTCCATGGTAAGCACGTGGTTAACCTCAATAGGAGTTAAAGAAACATACATTAAAAAACTtgatgaagaagaagtagaTGGCCGGATACTCCTTGAAATCACAGAGGAATTtctgaggaaagaaactggaaTGAAATCTGGCCCAGCACTTTTGATAATTAACAAAAGAAATGAGTTAGTCAATACTTTACAAAAGGTTCAGAAGCAGAAGGATGAAAACAATGCTAAAAACGTGGATCAAGGAGCAGCATCCATCAAGACTCATACAATGTCCAGCAGTCCACAGCcaggagaggaaaaagaagttTCTTTGATTGTACCAACAACTAAAAGGGATTCAAAGCCACGACCTTTTGGTAGAACGGGCACTGACTACACATATGTGAAGCACAATGTTCTTCATCCTGAAACAGGTGTTATTGATCTTATAACACCATGTCATGAGTACAAGGCATTTACTATTGCTGCTACTTTAGACCGCCAAAGACTTCAAGCAAAGCTGGCAAGGGAAGTTTTAAAATTTGCCATGGGGTGCCTAAACATTAGATCAAATGGTACAATACACTTTGGTATAATGGACAGTCGGGAAAATTCTGGCTATGTGCATGGTGAAATCATTGGCATTCCCATTGAGGAAAAGGACATGTATGTTGATGCGCTGGATCACATTGAACGGAGTTTTTCCACCTTTGACAGCGAGCTTGTAAGGCAGTGTATTCGACCACCTGAGTTCATTCTGGTAGCAGACCCAAATAGCAAAGGTGAACACTATGTAGTTGAATTCGACATCGTACCTTCTGTGAGCATCGTGAGAAATAGGGTTTTTTCTGTCCGCTTGCCCAACTTCAAAGAGAAGTCCAATAAAGTTGAATATGAAAAAGCAACAATTTATCGCAGAGTTGGCTCCAAAACAGAACCAGTTGTTGAATCAAATGAATTTTATCAAGCAGTCCATATAAGGGATGATCAAAGAGAAAAGGCAGAGCAAGCACACTGTTTCACAAGCCCAGACCTTTGCCAAGATCTTGGAAGAAAACTTATCATGCTTGTAACAAGTGGGAAGAAACTAATAGAAAAGGAGAAATGGTACATACTTGTCACAAACAAGATTCCAAAGGAAGATCTAAACCACATTGATTTCTTACTAAACATGAAGCTATTCTGTGTGTTTGACTTTGACCCAGATTCTATGGTCTCTGGATTATGTCATGAATATGTTAAGCATCACGCTGTGAACCTTCATTTTATGCAAAACTACAAAATTCCAAGTGGCATGAGCATCAGAGAATTTGAGAACCACCTCCATTTGTTTGAACAAATCAGCTGGATATTTTGTAATGGACGAAATGATTTCAAAGGAAATGAGGTGCCTTGTGATGAAAATACTTGGTCTAAAACAAGGAGGACATACCTCAAGGACTGTGTTTCACTGATCTGCAAGGATATCTTGCCCAAAGGCACCTTTGTTGTGATCTTCCTTCTTACCTCGTCTGTTGCAACACCTCTTCTGAACACATTCTATGAGTTTTTCACTGACATGGAAGGTCATGAAGACATCATATGCATCTCAGATTCGGAAGAGAACTTTCAAAAATGGCAGGCGTTTGCTCTTGGATCCTGTGACATCGAAACTGTTAACGTTTCAAGTGTAGTAGGGATGAAAATGAGCCACGTCAATGCAACACTCCAGAGAGTCCAGACCAACACCACTCGTATAACCAAGAACTTACCTGTTTATGTTAAAGGGGAATGCTGTCTTGAGACATGTGAAGAGGAAAGGATGTGTTCCTTGGAGATTTTAGGTGTCAACCAGTGTGATGACACCAGCCCTGAGTTCATTGAATCAGAGAAAAATGAAATTGAGAGACAGTTTTACCTTGGAGGAAAAGTGACATGGATGAACTTTTGGCTTGCAGAGAAGAAGTATGTTGGGGAGATGATTGAAAGAGATGCCTATCATGAAGTTACCAAACTTCTAGGGGACATTCTTAAATGGAGTTTAGATCAGATGCCCATTGATAACATCAATATATACCATCATCCGGGCAGTGGTGGAAGTACAGTAGCAAGGCAGGTTCTTTGGAACCAAAGAAAGGATCTAAGGTGTGCAGTGGTGAAATCATCTTATGCTCCTGGCAAAGTTGCAGAACATGCTGTTAATCTTCGGGAGTATGAGGAAAAGGATCCACAGAAGTGCTTACCTGTGCTCTTACTTATTGAGGATTGTGACAAAGAGTATTTGGAAGACTTGAAAAACGAGTTAGAAGTAGCTGTCTACACCAAGAAAATTGCACAGAGAATACCGTGCTTCATTCTCCTCAGCTGTAGACGATCCTATATTCCAGAGAAACTGTGTAAGGGGTCACCCTTACTAAATGTCTCAGTAACTCACAAACTTTCAGCAGAAGAGAAAAGACAATTTGCAGGTAAACGACGAATGCTTGAGAAACAGTTCCAGCCAGAGTTCATCCTGACATTCATTTTGATGAGTGAGGAATTTGAACATCAGGTCATTGCCGAATACGTAAAGCAGTTTGTAGGGCATTTACTACAAGACATTGATCATGCGTCTGTTGTCACCCAACTCACTCGCTATGTAGCTCTGCTCAACACCTATGTTCAGAACTCGTTCATTTCTCAGTCACATTGTGAAGCGCTGCTTGCTTTATCTATCCACGTGGACAGATTTCGACAACAAGCATTTGAGGGATCTCTGAGTGAGCAGGCTAAACTGGTCTTTATACATTTGAGAGATGAAAGGACCTACATTAAATCTATCAGAATCATTCATCCACTGGTTGCAAAGGAAATTCTCCATCAGCTTCTGGGTGACAGACAACAACAAAGTGATCTTGCACTTGATCTTCTCAAAAATGATGTCCTCTTTGAACACAGGTTTGGGAGAGAAGATTACATGAAGTTCCTTCGTGATTTGTTCATGAGACGCTACAGGATTAGCAAAGGTGATGAATCAGACAGCTTTTTCTCTCCCCTCATTGAACATGTAAGAGAAAATGAAGAGCCAGAAAAAGCAATTGAGCTTCTCAATGAAGCATACAAAAGATTCAACAAAGATGCATTATTTGCTCAGCAGCTAGCTCGTCTCACTTACAGACATGAAAGATTTGAAGAGGCAGAACGTTGGGCAGACATTGCAGCAAGTAAAATGCCTAACAACTCCTACATTCTTGACACCAAAGGCCAGGTGTACAGAAGATGGTTCACAACGAAATGCAAAGCCCTGGATAAAACTCGCAAAACAGCAGAGAACACAGCAGATGCCATTGTAACAGCACTTAAAGCAATTGAATGCTTCCAAGAGTGTGAGAAGGCAGCAGTTGCAGACATTGAATCAATGAACAATTCAGGATTCTTTGCAGTTGTGGAGGTGGGATGCAGCTTGTTAAAGCTGATTTCTTCACTTCCTTTGTTTTCAAACAGGAGTGATGGTCATTCTGAATGCCTGAAATACCTTATCACAGATTACATACCCAGAGGTATTGAAAAACCATGGGAACACTTTCACAGCAAACTGAAAAATCTTCAGAGCACAATGCGTGAAGCATTGGAGTGGATATCCGAAGACTTGAGTTATTTTCAGACAGACCTAAATACAGATGAGGCCGAAACCTCTGTAAGCTGTGAGATGACAGTAACTCACCCAAAGCATTGGTTGGTAACCAAGTCTTCTGTTTATGGCAAGTTTTTCAGTGAGGCTTCACTCGGCACAGTGCCAAGTCACTGGCAGTCAAATCCAGCTAATATGACTCCCTTTATTAAACGCATGATTATTTACAGACTTGGTGGGGGAAACCTCACAACAATCTTTTCCCTCCTTGACCATAAAGACAAGGACAAGGTCAAAATTTTAGAGGACATCATTTCACTGTATCCAAAGAATCCAATGGGTGCCAAAATGCACCAAGTAGATCTTGTCAACTACATAGCATCACATTTTGCTTTAAGTTCAGTCTCACCCATGTCACCTAAACTGGCTGCCCTAAGTGATTTGCAAAAACTCAGCAACCTTTTCCCACATGATCAGTCAAGATGCCTGTCAAGTGCTCTGTTTTTATGCATCTTGTTGTTTTGGCCAGATGAGCATGACAGTGATCGtgaaaaagaagacaaatatGAAATCGTTTTGTCTGCTCTCAAATACCTCCAGCAAACATACTGGACCAAAATGAAGGATATCCCTCATAGACGCAGGAGGATTTACACCCACTTCTTCCTGGGAAATGGACTTGGGTACGAGAAATTTGTCCACAAGAGTAGGATTGAAAGTATCACAAAACTTCCCACAGTTTCAGAAAAGCGTATGAAATGGTTCAGGGGTGAATTATGGAAAACGCCAGAAATTGCTGGAGTGCTCAAACGTGTGACCGGCTGGACCGAGGACGGAACTGTTTACCTTGCGGGACCTAAGAAAAAGTTCCCAGTTCATGCTCTTTATGTACACTCAGTGCCTTACGGTAATGAGAATGTCACCTTTTATCTGGGCTTCACATTCAGAGGTCCTGTAGCATACAATGTCACAGTAAGAAAGTAG